One Synergistaceae bacterium genomic window, TTACGTTTGAGCCGGCTTGTCGGAATCACTGGCACATCCATCATGCTAAGACGGGCGGCGGGCAAATTTTAGTAGTTATTAACGGGCGCGGTTATTATCAGGAAGAAGGCAAGGAAGCTCGCGAATTAAAACCGGGCGACGTTGTAAATATCCCCGCAAATGTAAAGCACTGGCATGGAGCAGCAAAAGACTCATGGTTCCAGCACTTAGCACTTGAAGTAGCAGGTGAAGAGACTTCAACAGAATGGTGCGAGCCTGTTTCACCTGAAGAGTATTCGAGGCTG contains:
- a CDS encoding cupin domain-containing protein — translated: MPANVNLSSKGLHLDPSQADLSAFPLGEPNDAYAQYFDGKSYLAILSREQVFIANVTFEPACRNHWHIHHAKTGGGQILVVINGRGYYQEEGKEARELKPGDVVNIPANVKHWHGAAKDSWFQHLALEVAGEETSTEWCEPVSPEEYSRLK